Proteins from one Gimesia maris genomic window:
- a CDS encoding leucine-rich repeat domain-containing protein translates to MQQRERKKKYMKLFLWSRRSIALAVLLSLTWFVVSGIQNTRAIQKLKSNKHFMLKDDPSWLMSRLPVSWQTWIQYSAGDGIRASFHNVTWISSVGYGDDYEFTEADLAAIAQLKSLKILDFSSSLITDSDMSYFQGLYNLEALILERTSIGDAGLYHLRDLRKLKVLRLWETDVTDVGLSYLKDLTELTYLNLSETKISDAGLIHLKGMLNLQTLYLDATQVSDRGLIYLKELPKLETLDLLDAEVTDAGLVHLSECRNLKKLTLADTQISDQGLVYLGKLKELHELDIRYTNTSDAGLVHLQGLKSLAYLNWESTKITDAGYTRLHEFLPKLSRTQQFPTIIFKE, encoded by the coding sequence ATGCAACAGCGAGAACGAAAAAAGAAATACATGAAACTGTTTCTCTGGAGCAGGCGGTCGATCGCACTGGCTGTTCTGCTGAGTCTGACGTGGTTTGTCGTGTCAGGAATACAAAATACGCGTGCAATTCAAAAGTTGAAATCGAACAAACATTTTATGCTAAAAGATGATCCGAGCTGGCTAATGAGTAGGCTGCCAGTTTCCTGGCAGACCTGGATTCAATACAGTGCGGGAGATGGAATCCGTGCCTCATTCCACAACGTTACCTGGATCAGCAGTGTTGGATATGGTGACGACTATGAATTCACCGAAGCAGATCTTGCCGCGATCGCTCAATTGAAAAGCCTGAAAATCCTGGATTTCAGTAGTTCCCTGATCACGGATTCTGATATGTCATATTTTCAGGGACTCTACAATCTGGAAGCACTCATACTCGAAAGAACCTCAATCGGCGATGCTGGTCTGTATCATCTAAGGGATCTTCGGAAACTGAAAGTGCTCAGGCTCTGGGAAACCGATGTGACTGATGTCGGGTTGAGTTATTTAAAAGATCTCACAGAACTGACATACCTGAATTTAAGTGAAACAAAAATCAGTGATGCCGGTCTGATTCACTTGAAAGGAATGCTTAATCTGCAGACCCTGTACCTTGATGCAACACAGGTAAGTGATCGGGGATTGATTTATTTAAAGGAGCTCCCCAAACTGGAAACCCTCGATCTCCTTGATGCCGAGGTAACTGATGCGGGGCTGGTGCATTTGTCGGAGTGCCGTAATCTGAAAAAGCTCACACTCGCCGACACTCAAATCAGTGATCAGGGACTTGTTTATCTGGGAAAACTGAAAGAACTGCATGAATTAGACATTCGATATACCAATACCAGCGACGCTGGACTGGTTCATCTGCAGGGGCTTAAAAGCCTGGCTTATCTCAATTGGGAGAGTACAAAAATCACCGATGCAGGGTATACTCGTCTTCATGAGTTTTTACCCAAGCTGTCTAGAACGCAGCAATTTCCTACTATTATTTTTAAAGAATAA
- a CDS encoding ankyrin repeat domain-containing protein: MTEMKTCNKCGETKAASHFNGSAASPDGLAARCRACVNAERRSAAKRDREKPDSLRAQLIAATKKGDLQVVRKSLPGLSPPQLNALLSLAIDSHGPRKAARLLTVCDLLLSAGAEPDACCEYGPLLCLAATKDTTAYVEKLKEYGAKADIFTTAASGDHTGVRSRLHRNSALAGKVDAVGKTALHYCAGSRLWINDEAMRDSLMAIAVLLLEAGAEIDAEYPFLLHSTPFAVAATGGGNVQLAEYLLDRGANVGDARLLFDVLRSMKRQDDEFSHIGDLLLANGVDVNDEYVDGLNLLHGQARHEDVQATMWLLDRGADVASRIADGRTVLHLAADRNNGVKVIELLLQWGAELNARDNQEQTPVFYARQSEKWKIVKFLEERGGCV; this comes from the coding sequence ATGACGGAAATGAAGACATGTAACAAGTGCGGAGAGACGAAAGCGGCGTCACATTTTAACGGGAGTGCTGCGAGTCCAGACGGGCTGGCGGCCCGCTGTCGGGCGTGTGTGAATGCGGAGCGGCGGAGTGCTGCCAAACGTGATCGGGAGAAACCGGATTCATTACGGGCACAGCTCATCGCGGCGACGAAAAAGGGTGACCTGCAGGTTGTGCGAAAATCTCTGCCCGGGTTGTCTCCGCCGCAGTTGAATGCGTTGCTGTCACTCGCCATTGATTCGCATGGACCGCGAAAAGCAGCGCGGCTGCTGACAGTCTGCGATCTTTTGCTCTCTGCGGGTGCGGAGCCAGACGCCTGTTGTGAGTATGGTCCCCTGCTCTGTCTGGCTGCGACTAAGGATACGACTGCTTATGTAGAAAAACTCAAAGAGTATGGAGCGAAGGCGGACATTTTTACCACGGCGGCATCCGGGGATCATACGGGAGTGCGCAGTCGTCTGCATCGAAATTCAGCGCTGGCAGGGAAAGTGGATGCGGTAGGGAAAACAGCCCTGCATTACTGTGCTGGTTCGCGGCTCTGGATAAATGATGAAGCGATGCGGGACAGCCTGATGGCCATCGCGGTTCTGTTACTGGAAGCAGGTGCAGAGATTGATGCCGAGTACCCGTTTCTTCTACACAGTACGCCGTTCGCAGTGGCCGCGACCGGCGGCGGCAATGTGCAGCTGGCGGAATACCTGCTCGACCGAGGTGCCAATGTGGGAGATGCGCGACTGCTGTTTGATGTTCTGCGGTCGATGAAGCGCCAGGACGATGAGTTCTCTCATATCGGTGATCTTCTGCTGGCAAACGGAGTCGATGTGAACGATGAGTATGTAGACGGACTGAATCTGCTGCATGGTCAGGCCCGGCACGAAGATGTGCAGGCCACTATGTGGTTGTTGGATCGTGGTGCAGATGTAGCGTCCCGGATCGCAGATGGTCGGACTGTTTTACATCTGGCAGCTGACCGCAACAACGGTGTGAAAGTGATTGAGTTACTGCTGCAATGGGGCGCAGAATTGAACGCCCGGGATAACCAGGAACAGACACCCGTGTTCTACGCTCGCCAGAGTGAGAAGTGGAAGATTGTGAAATTCCTTGAAGAGCGGGGAGGCTGTGTTTGA
- a CDS encoding alpha/beta fold hydrolase, with amino-acid sequence MKETLILIPGLGSTEVTWQHQRQHLGDLLDVQILVMDQAKHRAELVETLLSQAPERFHLAGHSFGGWLAQAVAATAPERVSKLMLLNTYARHNPEHIGLLELFKENLHQGLLGETLDANLPNIIFPGRLEDDELVQPIQKMLKGFSPASYEHQVQAMIDDYATEDLLPKISCPTLVVHAREDNTFPSAELEFIADQIPAAQFTIIEECGHMSPLERPQAITALMRLWFGGE; translated from the coding sequence ATGAAAGAAACCTTGATTCTGATTCCCGGCCTGGGAAGTACTGAAGTCACCTGGCAGCATCAGAGGCAACACCTGGGAGATCTGCTGGACGTTCAGATCCTCGTGATGGACCAGGCAAAGCACAGAGCCGAATTAGTCGAAACCCTGCTCAGCCAGGCACCCGAGCGATTCCATCTGGCGGGACACTCCTTCGGCGGCTGGCTGGCCCAGGCGGTCGCCGCGACAGCTCCCGAGCGGGTCTCGAAACTGATGCTGCTCAATACGTACGCCAGACACAACCCGGAACACATCGGCCTGCTCGAACTGTTTAAAGAGAACCTGCACCAGGGGCTGCTCGGCGAAACACTGGATGCCAACCTGCCGAACATTATTTTTCCGGGTCGCCTGGAAGACGATGAACTCGTGCAGCCCATTCAGAAAATGTTGAAAGGCTTTTCTCCCGCCAGCTATGAACACCAGGTACAGGCCATGATCGATGACTACGCCACTGAAGATCTGCTGCCAAAGATATCCTGCCCGACGCTGGTCGTCCACGCACGTGAGGACAACACCTTTCCCAGTGCAGAACTGGAATTCATCGCTGACCAGATCCCCGCCGCCCAATTCACCATCATCGAAGAGTGCGGCCACATGTCCCCCCTGGAACGCCCTCAGGCCATCACTGCCCTGATGCGACTCTGGTTCGGAGGAGAATAG
- a CDS encoding leucine-rich repeat domain-containing protein yields the protein MPSPELTQKPPGRLRWVWRTILFLSIVGLSLLVVTTVQNARMIRQLEERYINVYTEEGILMRNVPLEWQYRLYDIFGEEKFLGFMTAVELDFEFGELSEEDFIAISQLKNLKSIHLLITTIEEGGRKHITGLQNLELLSLRGTTITDSDLKYVGALKNLQKLNLNNTAISDAGLAHLRGLSELRVLELEGTQLDGTGLVYLKHLNHLEELDLDNYNNNFVGWNDGESENEPRPQIRDAGLKHIGKLKHLKKLSLFGAEISDVGLAHLQDLKKLESLEFARENISDKGVAHLKGLLNLTSLRLDGSRVSDAGLVHLAKLQKLQSLDLGNTSISDTGLIHLQELTSLKSLDLSDTAVSDDGLIHLSRLQNLESLYLRSTNLSGVGLSSLKNLSMLQYLDMGYSKMNDQGLIAVAELGSLDSLGLFATPITDQGLVHLSGLTNLKKLDLQETSISDAGLVHLSHLAGLKVLDLEGTRITDAGLIHLQGLNELEQLELDKTAVSDAGLKHLKGLTKLQFLQYEETQITEAGINDLRQSLPDLSD from the coding sequence ATGCCCTCCCCAGAACTAACTCAGAAACCACCCGGTCGCCTGCGCTGGGTATGGCGAACGATTTTATTTCTGTCCATCGTGGGACTGAGTTTGTTAGTCGTAACAACCGTTCAAAACGCACGGATGATTCGACAGTTGGAAGAGAGGTACATCAACGTTTACACCGAAGAAGGTATTTTAATGCGTAATGTGCCTCTCGAATGGCAATATCGGTTGTATGACATTTTCGGTGAAGAGAAATTCTTGGGATTTATGACTGCTGTCGAATTGGATTTCGAGTTTGGTGAGCTTAGCGAAGAAGATTTCATTGCGATCAGTCAACTCAAAAATCTGAAATCTATTCACCTCTTAATCACCACAATCGAAGAAGGGGGACGGAAGCATATTACTGGTCTCCAGAACCTGGAATTGTTGAGTTTGAGAGGCACTACAATCACTGATTCTGATTTGAAATACGTAGGTGCGCTGAAAAATCTACAGAAGCTCAACCTGAATAATACCGCAATCAGCGATGCCGGACTGGCGCATCTGCGAGGGCTGAGTGAATTGCGTGTTCTCGAGCTTGAGGGCACGCAACTTGATGGTACCGGACTGGTATATCTCAAACATCTAAATCATTTAGAAGAGCTTGATCTTGATAACTACAATAATAATTTCGTGGGATGGAATGATGGGGAATCTGAAAACGAGCCACGTCCTCAAATCAGGGACGCCGGCCTGAAACATATTGGAAAATTGAAGCATCTGAAAAAACTCTCCCTGTTTGGAGCCGAAATCAGCGACGTAGGACTGGCTCATTTGCAGGATCTGAAAAAACTGGAGTCTCTGGAATTTGCGCGAGAAAACATCAGTGACAAAGGTGTCGCGCATTTGAAAGGACTTTTGAATCTGACCAGTCTGAGATTGGACGGTTCGCGTGTGAGTGATGCGGGGCTTGTGCATCTGGCAAAACTTCAAAAACTGCAGAGTCTTGATCTTGGTAATACATCGATCAGTGATACAGGGCTCATTCATTTGCAGGAGCTGACCAGCCTGAAATCGCTCGATCTGAGCGATACTGCAGTGAGTGATGACGGCCTGATACACTTGAGTCGGTTACAGAATCTTGAATCACTTTATCTGCGAAGCACAAATTTATCAGGCGTTGGGCTATCATCATTGAAAAATTTATCGATGCTGCAGTATTTGGATATGGGCTATTCAAAAATGAATGATCAAGGGCTGATTGCTGTCGCGGAACTGGGAAGCCTGGATTCACTGGGGTTATTTGCGACCCCGATCACCGATCAAGGACTTGTTCATTTGAGTGGACTGACAAATCTGAAGAAACTGGATCTTCAAGAGACCAGCATTTCGGATGCCGGTCTGGTGCACTTGAGTCATCTGGCAGGGCTCAAGGTGCTGGACCTGGAAGGGACACGAATCACAGATGCCGGACTTATTCATTTGCAGGGACTAAATGAACTGGAACAACTGGAACTCGATAAAACCGCGGTCAGTGATGCCGGGTTGAAACACCTGAAAGGCCTCACAAAACTGCAATTCTTACAGTATGAGGAAACACAGATCACGGAAGCCGGTATCAATGATCTCCGCCAGTCGCTACCGGATTTGTCTGATTAG
- a CDS encoding PA0069 family radical SAM protein yields MRHGSNLDPPNRFESTHVEPDLEQLEWNDEYLSQPRRIEYIDDNSKSIVTENDSPDLNFRYSVNPYRGCAHGCSYCYARPFHEYLGYNAGLDFETKIMVKHDAAKLFRDFLSRSDWQPKLIAFSGITDCYQPAEREFKLTRQCLEVASEANQPIGIVTKNALVVRDLELLTSMARRSLVHVSLSITTLDPQLAREMEPRTSIPAARLRAVRELSAAGVPTKVMVSPIIPGLNDHEVPEILKAAKEAGAMSASYILLRLPLTVKPVFEEWLERTQPARKERVLSRIRQTRDGKLNNSEFGSRQRGTGEIAEQIGSLFKVFCGKLELDRRLPALDYEQFKPPVTGKGQQWLF; encoded by the coding sequence ATGCGACACGGTTCGAATCTCGATCCACCCAATCGTTTCGAGTCGACGCATGTCGAACCGGATCTGGAACAGCTGGAGTGGAATGACGAATATCTCTCCCAGCCTCGGCGGATTGAGTACATCGACGACAATTCCAAATCGATCGTCACCGAAAACGATTCACCCGACCTCAATTTCCGCTATAGCGTCAATCCCTATCGGGGCTGCGCGCATGGCTGCAGTTACTGTTATGCGCGGCCCTTTCATGAATATCTGGGATACAATGCCGGTCTCGACTTTGAAACGAAGATCATGGTCAAGCATGACGCTGCAAAACTGTTTCGCGACTTTCTGAGCCGCAGCGACTGGCAGCCGAAACTGATCGCGTTTTCCGGCATCACCGACTGCTATCAACCCGCCGAACGTGAATTTAAGTTGACGCGTCAGTGTCTGGAAGTGGCATCCGAAGCCAATCAGCCGATCGGCATCGTCACGAAAAATGCACTGGTTGTGCGGGATTTGGAGCTGTTGACCTCGATGGCCCGGCGGTCGCTGGTGCACGTGAGCCTGTCGATTACCACACTCGACCCGCAACTGGCGCGTGAAATGGAGCCGCGTACGAGTATCCCGGCAGCGCGGCTGCGGGCGGTTCGCGAACTGTCGGCGGCGGGTGTGCCGACGAAGGTGATGGTCTCGCCCATCATTCCAGGGTTGAACGATCATGAAGTACCGGAGATTCTGAAAGCAGCGAAAGAGGCGGGGGCGATGTCAGCCAGTTACATCTTGCTGCGTCTGCCATTGACGGTGAAACCGGTGTTTGAGGAATGGCTGGAACGAACACAGCCCGCGCGGAAGGAACGGGTGTTGAGCCGCATCCGCCAGACGCGGGACGGCAAGCTGAACAACTCGGAATTCGGCAGCCGCCAGCGGGGCACCGGGGAAATCGCCGAGCAGATCGGCAGCCTGTTCAAGGTCTTCTGTGGTAAACTGGAACTGGATCGACGCTTACCGGCTTTAGATTACGAACAGTTCAAACCGCCTGTTACAGGTAAGGGCCAGCAGTGGTTGTTTTGA
- a CDS encoding SAM-dependent methyltransferase, translated as MIELLWNAPVSESRMTEILAVLELNTGLRILDIGCGCGEVLIRLSERYQITGTGIDLSREHIDEARRRMRGRIPVSQIEFIEADGGAFPFKQNEYALALCLGATHAFASGSAAYRNAIERMIPLVQPGGLLLIADGYLKQPAGPEYRALLGEAIPDDMTHTANVATGQQLGLIPMAAWTSNEQEWDDFEWRYQRIVERKAREQPQDQGLQEKLRRRREWIQAYLQWGRATLGYGLYLFQKP; from the coding sequence ATGATCGAACTGCTATGGAATGCCCCGGTGAGTGAATCCCGCATGACCGAAATTCTTGCTGTGCTGGAATTAAACACGGGTCTGAGGATACTGGATATCGGCTGTGGTTGTGGTGAAGTCCTGATTCGCCTCTCTGAACGATATCAGATTACGGGTACGGGAATCGATCTCTCTCGCGAACACATTGACGAAGCCCGCCGTCGTATGCGGGGCCGAATCCCAGTTTCCCAAATCGAGTTCATCGAAGCCGACGGGGGAGCGTTTCCCTTTAAGCAGAATGAATATGCTCTCGCCTTGTGTCTGGGTGCGACGCATGCGTTCGCGTCTGGCAGCGCTGCTTACCGCAATGCAATTGAGCGGATGATTCCACTAGTACAGCCTGGCGGTCTGCTGCTCATCGCCGATGGTTATCTGAAGCAGCCAGCGGGACCTGAATATCGCGCGTTGTTAGGTGAAGCCATTCCCGATGATATGACACACACCGCGAATGTCGCCACGGGACAACAGCTGGGCCTGATACCAATGGCCGCCTGGACCAGTAACGAACAGGAATGGGATGACTTCGAATGGCGCTATCAGCGAATCGTCGAGCGAAAAGCCCGGGAACAGCCACAAGATCAGGGACTCCAGGAAAAGCTGCGCCGTCGCCGCGAGTGGATCCAGGCTTACCTGCAGTGGGGACGTGCTACCCTGGGCTACGGTCTCTACCTGTTTCAGAAACCTTAA
- a CDS encoding DUF1501 domain-containing protein, which produces MVQSHSTLQIIELHWRTGIVLEIPGILESAISRRCFLQTAGYAAIAAALNQRRLSASKNTPHTPIRSCVLLMLYGGPSQIDTWDMKPEASSEVRGEYRPIKTSVPGLINCEHLTACAQIMHKLTVIRSMHHDLTNHNSAMYQALVGKIPSSNNEVLGENRLGDFPNVAAAVSYATSRGALPRTGNPLINVALPHVMHNVVDLPGQNSGFLGGSHDPFQINADPNAEQFRVQNLQRPPAVSEPRLQDRRALLKSLDQLDVENVDLASYQRRAFELLQNDTVQNAFRIEREPTSVREQYGRHKLGQSLLLARRLVESGVRFINVHDGVLNGQTVNWDSHSNLFPRHRELLAPLDQGFAAFINDLDQRGLLDSTLVIAMGEFGRTPRVNVHGGRDHWPNCYSVVLAGGGVQQGTAYGASDNLGVYPQSHPVTPADLAATIFTRFGINPEIEIRDRTDRPFKLSEGNFIPVF; this is translated from the coding sequence TTGGTACAATCCCATTCTACGTTGCAGATCATTGAACTCCACTGGAGAACCGGTATCGTGCTCGAAATACCCGGCATTCTGGAAAGTGCTATTTCACGCCGCTGCTTTCTGCAAACAGCGGGCTACGCTGCGATTGCCGCTGCGTTGAATCAGCGGCGTCTCTCTGCCAGCAAAAACACACCGCATACGCCGATACGTTCCTGCGTGTTGTTAATGCTTTATGGTGGTCCCAGTCAGATCGACACCTGGGACATGAAGCCCGAAGCCTCTTCCGAAGTGCGTGGCGAATATCGACCGATCAAAACCAGTGTGCCCGGACTGATCAACTGCGAACACCTTACCGCGTGCGCCCAGATCATGCATAAGCTGACAGTCATCCGCTCGATGCACCACGATCTGACCAATCACAATTCCGCCATGTATCAGGCGCTGGTCGGAAAGATTCCCTCCAGCAATAACGAGGTGCTTGGCGAAAACCGGCTGGGAGATTTTCCCAATGTTGCCGCCGCCGTCAGTTATGCAACATCTCGCGGTGCGCTCCCCAGAACCGGGAACCCGCTGATCAATGTCGCGCTGCCGCATGTGATGCATAACGTCGTCGATCTACCCGGACAGAATTCCGGCTTCCTGGGAGGCAGCCACGATCCGTTTCAGATCAACGCTGATCCGAACGCAGAGCAGTTCCGGGTTCAAAACCTGCAGCGTCCGCCCGCCGTCAGCGAACCACGTCTGCAGGATCGTCGCGCGTTATTGAAATCACTGGATCAGCTGGATGTGGAAAATGTCGACCTGGCAAGCTATCAGCGGCGGGCATTTGAATTACTGCAGAATGATACCGTACAGAATGCGTTCCGCATCGAGCGCGAGCCGACATCTGTTCGTGAACAGTACGGCCGCCATAAGCTGGGACAAAGCCTGCTGCTGGCGCGACGACTTGTGGAATCAGGAGTCCGCTTCATCAATGTGCACGACGGCGTCCTCAACGGTCAGACCGTGAACTGGGACAGCCATTCCAACCTGTTTCCCAGACATCGCGAACTGCTGGCTCCTTTAGACCAGGGATTTGCAGCGTTCATTAATGATCTCGACCAGCGCGGTCTGCTGGATTCGACTCTCGTCATCGCCATGGGAGAATTTGGGCGCACGCCCCGCGTGAATGTGCATGGTGGGCGCGATCATTGGCCTAACTGCTACAGCGTTGTTCTGGCCGGTGGTGGAGTTCAACAGGGCACGGCATACGGCGCCAGCGATAATCTCGGCGTGTATCCACAGTCTCATCCGGTCACGCCGGCTGACCTGGCTGCCACCATCTTCACCCGCTTCGGCATCAATCCCGAAATCGAAATCCGGGACCGCACCGACCGTCCGTTTAAGCTCTCCGAAGGGAACTTCATTCCCGTGTTTTAA
- a CDS encoding PAS domain-containing sensor histidine kinase: MPELTTVELLEEVKTLRRRVAELEQQQAERNSNKVQDLAHQYFNLVGEMIIAIDTNQTVNLINRQGSLLLEAEESEIIGKNWFDHFLPDANREEVRALFEKLIQGDLMPVEYFENEIITASGRLKSIAWHNSLLRDAADRIIGTLSVGVDITARKETEQALRENDQMFRQISENINELFWVCSPDWREVYYASQMYEVIWGRSCQSLYDDPRSCLDAIHPDDRESVESEIRATSENGLSNSEFPRFRIIHKNGSVRWMQVRAFPVYDDNHRVTRIVGIGVDITSRKQEEDAVHRENAELERCVEERTEELARRTAQLKAMFIAIPDVVLVLNRNGEIINFNSRSKMDYFLSPTLHRGSIIWKVLPGNVRSQMKLLINRVYDSQQIETLDYCLVKQEKKSWYRARVLPYLSDEFLMMIEQINDQKIAEMELKDLHEKLSEAQRLAHIGSWEWCIKDDTIWWSDEVYRIFGVTKSDIILTNEFFLQTIHPEDRPLVDQMIAQSLKFDLPYSIEHRILRPDGEVRHVHERALLKKNDEGEVLFMNGTVQDMTERYEAIRKAQEYRDILAHASRLAVMGELTAGISHELNQPLTAIANYTAAMRQHLNENREMTHLVDKVQELSLRSGEIVRKLKSLAEKRTLQAIQFNIQESIRSALELIQYELRHRQIEVKIESQTKFMVVYADRVQIEQVLANLFINALEAMAESSYPRKLTINVSSAEDSMILVAITDTGNGVPGDFVDHLFTPFTTNKKDGLGIGLSLSRSLVEAAGGRIYYRSTSERGACFHLLLPTRPCRK, encoded by the coding sequence ATGCCCGAACTAACAACCGTTGAACTCCTGGAAGAAGTGAAAACGCTGCGTCGACGTGTTGCGGAACTGGAACAGCAGCAGGCGGAAAGAAATAGTAATAAGGTACAAGATCTGGCCCACCAGTATTTTAATCTGGTTGGTGAGATGATCATTGCCATCGATACAAATCAGACGGTGAATTTAATCAATCGGCAAGGCAGTCTGCTGCTGGAGGCTGAGGAATCTGAAATTATCGGCAAGAACTGGTTCGACCATTTTCTACCAGATGCGAATCGTGAGGAAGTTCGCGCACTGTTTGAGAAGCTGATCCAGGGAGATCTGATGCCGGTGGAGTACTTTGAGAATGAAATCATTACGGCAAGTGGCAGACTGAAGTCGATCGCCTGGCACAATTCGTTACTGAGAGATGCTGCAGACCGTATCATTGGGACCCTGAGTGTGGGCGTGGATATCACCGCGCGAAAAGAGACTGAACAGGCACTGCGCGAGAACGATCAGATGTTTCGGCAGATCTCAGAAAATATTAATGAACTATTCTGGGTCTGTAGTCCTGACTGGCGCGAAGTTTATTATGCGAGCCAGATGTATGAAGTGATCTGGGGCCGTAGCTGCCAGAGCCTGTATGATGATCCCCGGTCCTGTCTGGATGCAATTCACCCGGATGATCGTGAATCCGTTGAAAGTGAGATCAGGGCGACATCAGAAAATGGTCTCTCTAATTCTGAATTTCCGCGGTTCAGAATCATTCACAAGAATGGCAGTGTGAGGTGGATGCAGGTACGGGCCTTTCCTGTTTATGATGATAATCATCGGGTGACACGCATTGTCGGTATCGGTGTAGATATCACCAGCCGCAAACAGGAAGAGGATGCCGTCCATAGGGAGAATGCAGAACTGGAGCGCTGTGTTGAAGAGCGAACGGAAGAACTTGCCAGGCGGACTGCACAGTTAAAAGCCATGTTCATTGCGATACCGGATGTAGTACTGGTGCTCAATCGTAATGGAGAAATTATCAATTTTAACAGCCGCAGCAAGATGGATTATTTTCTCTCGCCCACATTGCATCGTGGCAGCATCATCTGGAAGGTATTACCAGGTAACGTCAGGAGTCAGATGAAGTTGCTCATCAACCGCGTTTATGATTCCCAGCAGATTGAAACACTTGATTATTGTCTGGTCAAGCAGGAGAAAAAAAGCTGGTATCGGGCGCGCGTGCTGCCTTATCTGTCCGATGAATTTCTGATGATGATTGAGCAGATTAATGATCAGAAAATCGCAGAAATGGAGTTGAAAGATCTGCATGAAAAACTTTCTGAAGCCCAGAGACTGGCCCATATCGGCAGTTGGGAGTGGTGTATCAAAGATGATACAATCTGGTGGTCAGATGAAGTCTATCGTATCTTTGGTGTGACGAAGTCAGACATTATTCTCACGAACGAGTTCTTTCTGCAGACCATTCATCCCGAGGATCGCCCGCTGGTAGATCAAATGATTGCTCAATCATTAAAATTTGATTTACCATACAGCATCGAACATCGCATCCTGCGGCCTGACGGGGAAGTCCGTCATGTCCATGAACGCGCTTTGCTGAAAAAGAATGATGAAGGCGAGGTCTTGTTCATGAATGGGACCGTACAGGATATGACGGAAAGATATGAAGCGATCAGAAAGGCACAGGAATATCGGGATATCCTGGCGCATGCTTCCCGGCTGGCTGTGATGGGAGAATTGACGGCCGGTATTTCCCATGAACTCAATCAACCTTTGACCGCCATTGCAAATTATACAGCGGCCATGAGACAGCATTTGAATGAGAATCGCGAAATGACTCACCTGGTGGATAAAGTTCAGGAACTGTCTCTGCGTTCCGGCGAGATTGTACGGAAACTGAAATCGCTGGCTGAAAAACGGACTCTGCAGGCGATCCAGTTCAATATTCAGGAAAGTATTCGAAGTGCCCTGGAATTGATTCAATATGAACTGCGACATCGACAGATCGAAGTGAAGATTGAGAGCCAGACGAAATTTATGGTTGTGTATGCAGATCGTGTACAGATAGAGCAGGTGCTGGCCAATTTATTTATCAATGCCCTGGAGGCAATGGCGGAATCCTCTTATCCCCGCAAGCTGACCATTAACGTTTCGTCTGCTGAAGATTCGATGATTCTGGTTGCGATTACAGATACAGGAAATGGTGTACCAGGAGATTTCGTCGACCATCTGTTTACTCCGTTCACCACGAATAAAAAAGATGGACTGGGTATCGGCCTGTCTTTAAGCCGTTCCCTGGTAGAAGCAGCCGGAGGTCGAATCTATTACCGTTCCACTTCAGAGCGGGGTGCCTGCTTCCACCTGTTGCTTCCCACGCGCCCCTGTAGAAAATAA